A section of the Telopea speciosissima isolate NSW1024214 ecotype Mountain lineage chromosome 3, Tspe_v1, whole genome shotgun sequence genome encodes:
- the LOC122654083 gene encoding OVARIAN TUMOR DOMAIN-containing deubiquitinating enzyme 4-like isoform X2, translating into MDWGSGIPGDGRCLFRSVVHGACLREGKSSPSESIQKELADELRAKVVDEFIKRRQDTEWLAFFNNLFLDSHSTSIWKCLCTCIPLFHGIGNLKKFLEGDFDAYVAQMRQPHIWGGEPELLMSSHVLQMPITVYMKDKFSGILKSIAEYGQEYGKDNPIRVLYNGCGHYDALQNPYESQAKMYNKR; encoded by the exons GCATACCTGGCGATGGTAGATGTTTGTTCCGTTCTGTGGTTCACGGAGCTTGCTTGAGAGAAGGAAAATCATCTCCAAGTGAGAGCATTCAAAAGGAGTTAGCAGATGAGCTTAGAGCTAAG GTTGTGGATGAATTCATTAAGAGGCGTCAAGATACTGAATGGTTAGCTTTCTTCAATAATCTTTTCCTGGATTCTCATTCAACATCAATATGGAAATGTTTATGCACTTGTATACCCTTATTTCATGGAATAGGCAATCTAAAAAA GTTTCTTGAAGGTGATTTTGATGCATACGTTGCACAGATGAGGCAGCCTCATATTTGGGGAGGAGAACCTGAGCTGCTGATGTCCTCCCATGTGCTACA GATGCCTATCACGGTATATATGAAGGATAAGTTCTCTGGCATCCTCAAATCCATAGCTGAATATGGTCAAGAGTATGGCAAGGACAACCCAATCCGTGTGCTATATAATGGTTGTGGACACTATGATGCATTGCAAAACCCTTATGAATCACAAGCCAAGAT GTACAATAAAAGATGA
- the LOC122654083 gene encoding OVARIAN TUMOR DOMAIN-containing deubiquitinating enzyme 4-like isoform X1 yields MSTLKFPFGIPGDGRCLFRSVVHGACLREGKSSPSESIQKELADELRAKVVDEFIKRRQDTEWLAFFNNLFLDSHSTSIWKCLCTCIPLFHGIGNLKKFLEGDFDAYVAQMRQPHIWGGEPELLMSSHVLQMPITVYMKDKFSGILKSIAEYGQEYGKDNPIRVLYNGCGHYDALQNPYESQAKMYNKR; encoded by the exons GCATACCTGGCGATGGTAGATGTTTGTTCCGTTCTGTGGTTCACGGAGCTTGCTTGAGAGAAGGAAAATCATCTCCAAGTGAGAGCATTCAAAAGGAGTTAGCAGATGAGCTTAGAGCTAAG GTTGTGGATGAATTCATTAAGAGGCGTCAAGATACTGAATGGTTAGCTTTCTTCAATAATCTTTTCCTGGATTCTCATTCAACATCAATATGGAAATGTTTATGCACTTGTATACCCTTATTTCATGGAATAGGCAATCTAAAAAA GTTTCTTGAAGGTGATTTTGATGCATACGTTGCACAGATGAGGCAGCCTCATATTTGGGGAGGAGAACCTGAGCTGCTGATGTCCTCCCATGTGCTACA GATGCCTATCACGGTATATATGAAGGATAAGTTCTCTGGCATCCTCAAATCCATAGCTGAATATGGTCAAGAGTATGGCAAGGACAACCCAATCCGTGTGCTATATAATGGTTGTGGACACTATGATGCATTGCAAAACCCTTATGAATCACAAGCCAAGAT GTACAATAAAAGATGA
- the LOC122654083 gene encoding OVARIAN TUMOR DOMAIN-containing deubiquitinating enzyme 4-like isoform X3, with product MSTLKFPFGIPGDGRCLFRSVVHGACLREGKSSPSESIQKELADELRAKVVDEFIKRRQDTEWFLEGDFDAYVAQMRQPHIWGGEPELLMSSHVLQMPITVYMKDKFSGILKSIAEYGQEYGKDNPIRVLYNGCGHYDALQNPYESQAKMYNKR from the exons GCATACCTGGCGATGGTAGATGTTTGTTCCGTTCTGTGGTTCACGGAGCTTGCTTGAGAGAAGGAAAATCATCTCCAAGTGAGAGCATTCAAAAGGAGTTAGCAGATGAGCTTAGAGCTAAG GTTGTGGATGAATTCATTAAGAGGCGTCAAGATACTGAATG GTTTCTTGAAGGTGATTTTGATGCATACGTTGCACAGATGAGGCAGCCTCATATTTGGGGAGGAGAACCTGAGCTGCTGATGTCCTCCCATGTGCTACA GATGCCTATCACGGTATATATGAAGGATAAGTTCTCTGGCATCCTCAAATCCATAGCTGAATATGGTCAAGAGTATGGCAAGGACAACCCAATCCGTGTGCTATATAATGGTTGTGGACACTATGATGCATTGCAAAACCCTTATGAATCACAAGCCAAGAT GTACAATAAAAGATGA